The following are from one region of the Rosistilla carotiformis genome:
- a CDS encoding DUF1015 domain-containing protein produces the protein MPRIKAFRALRPQADNAAKVASVPYDVCDRDEAVELAAGNPDSFLHIVRPDIDLPADTNPYDDAIYAKASDNLQRFLRDNVLQQDEGDAIFLYRQVMNGNSQVGVVCCCHVEDYENNLILKHEKTRKAKEDDRTRHVLTLGAHTGPVFLTYRDDSKTNAMVETAITDAPLYDFTAADGVQHTVWKIDNAADYVSALSAVPKFYVADGHHRAASAWRAGAERRDNNPNHTGDEEYNWFLTVLFPASQLNILSYNRVLKDLNGQSVEQVREKLGQLGTFEPITDPVPPTAGSFCFYLGGSWYRLTLPADSIDHNHPIDSLDVALLEQRVLQPIFGIEDVRTDPRIDFVGGIRGTKALETRVDSGAWACAISMYPTSIEQLMGVSDADEIMPPKSTWFEPKLRSGLLVHLLD, from the coding sequence ATGCCACGAATTAAAGCCTTCCGCGCGTTGCGTCCCCAAGCCGACAACGCAGCTAAAGTCGCCTCGGTCCCCTACGACGTGTGCGACCGCGACGAAGCGGTTGAATTGGCCGCTGGAAATCCCGATTCGTTCCTGCACATCGTTCGTCCCGACATCGATCTGCCGGCCGATACGAATCCCTACGACGACGCGATCTACGCCAAAGCATCCGACAACCTGCAGCGTTTTCTCCGCGATAACGTCCTGCAACAGGACGAAGGGGACGCGATCTTCCTGTACCGCCAGGTCATGAATGGCAACAGCCAAGTCGGCGTCGTCTGCTGCTGCCACGTCGAAGATTACGAAAATAACCTAATCTTAAAGCACGAAAAAACACGCAAAGCAAAAGAGGACGACCGCACGCGTCACGTCCTCACCTTGGGCGCTCACACCGGTCCGGTCTTCTTGACCTACCGCGACGACAGCAAGACCAACGCGATGGTCGAAACCGCGATCACCGACGCGCCGCTGTATGACTTCACCGCGGCCGATGGCGTTCAACACACCGTCTGGAAGATCGACAATGCGGCCGATTACGTTTCCGCATTGTCCGCCGTTCCTAAGTTCTATGTCGCCGACGGACATCACCGCGCCGCCAGTGCTTGGCGAGCCGGAGCCGAACGCCGCGACAACAACCCCAACCACACCGGCGACGAAGAATACAATTGGTTCCTGACGGTTCTGTTCCCCGCCAGCCAATTGAACATCTTGTCGTACAACCGCGTCCTCAAAGACCTCAACGGCCAATCGGTCGAACAGGTCCGCGAGAAACTGGGGCAGTTGGGCACGTTTGAACCGATCACCGATCCCGTGCCGCCTACCGCCGGTTCGTTCTGCTTCTACCTGGGCGGATCGTGGTACCGATTGACACTGCCCGCCGATTCGATCGATCACAACCATCCGATCGATTCGCTCGACGTGGCGCTGCTGGAACAACGCGTCCTGCAACCGATCTTCGGTATCGAAGACGTCCGCACCGATCCGCGAATCGATTTTGTCGGCGGCATCCGCGGCACCAAGGCTTTGGAAACTCGCGTCGATTCGGGCGCGTGGGCCTGTGCGATCTCGATGTACCCGACGTCGATCGAGCAGTTGATGGGCGTTTCGGACGCCGATGAGATCATGCCTCCGAAGAGCACTTGGTTCGAACCGAAGCTTCGCAGCGGACTGTTGGTTCACTTGTTGGACTGA
- a CDS encoding TolC family protein has product MYRKFYQYAVYLQIALIVMATGCRTPTQPFYLHEDGDLSHYLDTATAIEYPDVELPSLEDVLQAKAPLTVDNHEYEFWDVTLEECVSIALNNSKILRTVSGTAQQRQNTAAQILSGSPDGLGSSFDPAIQSSTTQSLPLTVDSNGNRTLPRGAIRSTQVGGVEDALAEFDAQMSGFLSYDTTDRPRNVGANNVFNPQQFRGWDSTQQLALSKRTATGGVATLREQIIYSRNNIPAGITGNLGRLVPSDYTVVLEAQVQHPLMRNRGTMVNRIPVVLASLNEDSSLTEFESLVRNLVADVENAYWELYCAYRNVETTQIARDSAQATARFAQLNLESGSGTAQDVAQAEEQFFAFSAQLTIALAGTNLPGNDPFGVYGRERELRNLMGIASTDGRLARPIDEPSLAAVKFDWHELTAEALYRSPELRAQKIRIKQRELECLIAKNQMLPDLNVSFSARWVGVGDTLGPSSRDGGNIPGNDFPNSALADFTEGDHTEIGARLEFTPPAIGSRREKARVRNAQLQLRRDEAFLQEKELAMVHQLSDAVGKLRVHYDLIHNSFQRWAAAEREVRARLAEYEGGKSQVNVVLQSQQRRALAQIEYYRSLCEYNKSIAYVHYLKGTLLDYNNICLNEGPWNDKAYWDALERARERDASYFLNYGYTRPGVVRQGPVKKNVSNVMMDHETVMGNEGGEIYYEESMPMEVLPGEAEFDSINPPLSNNAAPSPRPTTSAMDSKPRSSIAPASYQTTGGTTSNPYRS; this is encoded by the coding sequence ATGTATCGCAAATTTTATCAATACGCAGTCTATCTGCAGATCGCGCTGATCGTCATGGCAACGGGTTGTCGTACTCCGACACAACCGTTCTACCTGCACGAGGACGGCGATCTTTCGCACTACTTGGACACCGCCACCGCGATCGAGTATCCGGATGTCGAACTGCCCAGCTTAGAGGACGTCTTGCAAGCCAAGGCCCCGCTGACGGTCGACAATCACGAATACGAGTTCTGGGATGTGACGTTGGAAGAGTGCGTTTCGATCGCACTGAACAACAGCAAGATCCTTCGCACGGTATCGGGTACCGCGCAACAACGTCAGAACACGGCGGCTCAGATTCTGAGCGGTTCGCCTGACGGGTTGGGCTCGTCCTTCGATCCTGCGATTCAATCATCGACCACCCAGTCGCTGCCTTTGACCGTTGATAGCAACGGCAACCGCACGCTGCCTCGTGGTGCGATCCGATCGACACAGGTTGGCGGCGTGGAAGACGCGTTGGCTGAATTTGACGCTCAAATGAGCGGCTTCTTGAGCTACGACACGACCGATCGGCCTCGAAACGTCGGAGCCAACAACGTCTTTAATCCTCAGCAGTTCCGCGGTTGGGACAGCACGCAACAGTTGGCATTGTCCAAGCGGACAGCCACCGGTGGCGTCGCGACCCTTCGCGAACAGATCATCTATTCACGCAATAACATTCCAGCCGGAATCACTGGCAACCTTGGCCGTCTGGTTCCCAGCGACTACACCGTCGTACTGGAAGCCCAGGTCCAACATCCTTTGATGCGAAACCGAGGCACGATGGTTAACCGGATCCCCGTGGTCCTGGCCAGTTTAAATGAAGACAGTTCGTTGACCGAATTTGAATCGCTGGTCCGCAACTTGGTTGCTGACGTCGAGAACGCTTACTGGGAACTTTATTGTGCCTATCGCAATGTCGAAACAACACAGATCGCCCGCGATAGTGCTCAAGCGACCGCTCGCTTCGCACAATTGAACTTGGAAAGTGGTTCGGGAACGGCTCAAGACGTCGCTCAAGCCGAAGAACAGTTCTTCGCCTTCAGCGCTCAATTGACGATCGCCTTGGCGGGAACCAACCTTCCCGGTAACGACCCGTTTGGTGTCTACGGCCGCGAACGCGAACTCCGCAACTTGATGGGGATCGCCTCGACCGATGGACGCCTGGCACGCCCGATCGACGAACCGTCGCTGGCTGCCGTCAAGTTCGACTGGCATGAATTGACTGCCGAAGCCCTCTACCGCAGTCCTGAATTGCGTGCACAGAAGATCCGCATCAAACAACGTGAACTCGAATGCTTGATCGCCAAGAACCAGATGCTTCCCGACCTGAACGTTTCGTTCTCGGCCCGTTGGGTCGGCGTCGGCGACACCCTGGGGCCATCGAGCCGCGACGGTGGAAACATTCCAGGCAACGATTTTCCGAACTCTGCCCTGGCTGATTTTACCGAAGGCGATCACACCGAGATCGGAGCACGATTGGAGTTCACACCACCAGCGATTGGATCGCGTCGCGAGAAGGCTCGTGTCCGCAATGCCCAACTGCAACTGCGACGCGACGAAGCGTTCTTGCAGGAGAAGGAATTGGCGATGGTGCATCAATTGAGCGACGCGGTTGGAAAGCTGCGAGTTCACTACGACCTGATCCACAACAGCTTCCAACGCTGGGCTGCCGCAGAACGCGAAGTTCGCGCTCGGTTGGCGGAATACGAAGGTGGCAAATCGCAGGTCAACGTCGTCCTGCAAAGTCAACAACGTCGGGCCTTGGCTCAAATCGAATACTACCGCTCACTGTGCGAATACAACAAATCGATCGCTTACGTCCATTACCTCAAGGGCACCCTGCTGGATTACAACAACATCTGCCTCAACGAAGGGCCATGGAACGACAAGGCGTATTGGGATGCGTTGGAACGTGCTCGTGAACGCGACGCTAGCTACTTCCTGAACTACGGCTACACACGTCCAGGCGTTGTCCGCCAAGGCCCTGTGAAGAAGAACGTCAGCAACGTGATGATGGATCACGAGACGGTCATGGGGAACGAAGGTGGCGAGATTTATTACGAGGAATCGATGCCGATGGAAGTGCTGCCGGGTGAAGCCGAATTCGACAGCATCAACCCACCGTTGAGTAACAACGCGGCACCGAGCCCACGTCCCACGACGTCGGCGATGGATTCCAAACCACGATCGTCAATCGCACCGGCTAGCTACCAGACAACCGGTGGCACCACGTCGAATCCTTATCGATCTTGA
- a CDS encoding TadE family protein: protein MTTKLRKSNRQGAAVVEMAICLPVLITLTVATIDVCSVMFLKESLSIAAYEGARVGIARGGTNELATARVKEILNERGIQYSNSDVVQIQRTNSPTSGGFNSAETLEHCRVRVRVPASGNVLSPAKLFTSGNIESFVWMRKEYANLD, encoded by the coding sequence GTGACAACCAAACTGAGAAAATCGAACCGACAAGGCGCCGCGGTCGTGGAGATGGCGATCTGCCTTCCCGTGCTGATCACGTTGACCGTCGCCACAATCGACGTTTGCTCGGTGATGTTCTTAAAAGAATCGCTGTCAATCGCGGCTTATGAAGGGGCACGCGTTGGAATCGCCCGTGGTGGAACCAATGAGTTGGCGACCGCTCGGGTGAAAGAAATTTTGAATGAACGCGGGATTCAATACAGCAATTCCGACGTCGTGCAGATCCAAAGGACCAACAGCCCCACCAGTGGTGGATTTAATTCCGCGGAGACCTTGGAGCATTGCCGGGTCCGGGTTCGCGTCCCGGCCAGCGGGAACGTTCTATCGCCGGCAAAGTTGTTTACCAGTGGGAATATCGAGTCGTTTGTTTGGATGCGGAAAGAGTACGCCAACCTCGATTGA
- the der gene encoding ribosome biogenesis GTPase Der, protein MSMPKVAIVGRPNVGKSSIFNWLAGRRIAIVDDYEGVTRDRMTTLIEHEGNFFELIDTGGMGVVDSDDLTADVEAQIEVAIAMADVILFVVDIRTGLMPLDSLVAERLRSVDRPIVLLANKADHDNLDISAEEFHKLGRGHLICVSAEQKRHRDELMQLIVDRLPPSSDRAVDAHMKFAIVGRRNVGKSTFVNSLAQAKRMIVSEVAGTTRDSVDVNFELDGHQFTAIDTPGLRRRRSVRTDLDYYGMHRAQRSIRRADVTLMFFDASEKISKVDKQLVGYIADEYKPCVFVVNKWDLYHDEMPTERWVKYLRSQFPTMQYAPIAFITGQTGKNIKALLNHSQMLFKQARERTSTGRLNRIVQAAIEHQEPPMFQNRRPKIYYATQVSTEPPTIVLMCNDPKGFAPDYRRFLLSVLRDNLPFSEVPIKMYLQKREQRDPIGPPEVDQENESVS, encoded by the coding sequence ATGTCGATGCCCAAAGTCGCGATTGTCGGACGTCCCAACGTCGGCAAGAGCAGTATTTTCAACTGGCTAGCCGGCCGCCGTATCGCCATCGTCGACGATTACGAAGGGGTGACGCGGGATCGCATGACGACGCTGATCGAACACGAAGGAAACTTCTTCGAATTGATCGATACCGGCGGGATGGGAGTCGTCGATTCGGACGACCTGACGGCCGATGTCGAAGCTCAGATCGAAGTCGCGATCGCCATGGCCGACGTGATTCTGTTTGTCGTCGATATCCGCACCGGGCTGATGCCGCTGGACTCTCTGGTCGCCGAACGGCTCCGTAGCGTCGACCGCCCGATCGTCCTGTTGGCCAACAAAGCTGACCACGACAATTTGGACATCTCGGCCGAGGAGTTCCACAAGCTGGGGCGAGGGCATTTGATTTGTGTCAGCGCCGAACAGAAGCGGCACCGCGACGAACTGATGCAATTGATCGTCGATCGCTTGCCGCCAAGCAGCGATCGGGCTGTCGACGCGCACATGAAATTTGCGATCGTCGGCCGCCGTAACGTCGGCAAAAGCACGTTCGTCAATTCGCTGGCGCAAGCCAAACGAATGATCGTCAGCGAGGTTGCCGGCACGACCCGCGACAGCGTCGACGTCAACTTCGAACTCGATGGCCATCAATTCACCGCGATCGATACTCCCGGTCTGCGCCGCCGCCGCAGCGTCCGGACCGACCTCGATTATTACGGCATGCACCGGGCTCAACGCAGCATCCGCCGGGCCGATGTGACGTTGATGTTCTTCGACGCCAGCGAAAAGATCAGCAAGGTCGACAAGCAATTGGTCGGCTACATCGCCGACGAATACAAACCGTGCGTCTTTGTCGTCAACAAGTGGGACCTCTACCACGACGAGATGCCAACCGAACGCTGGGTCAAATACCTGCGGTCGCAATTCCCCACGATGCAATACGCACCGATCGCGTTTATCACCGGGCAGACCGGCAAAAACATCAAGGCCCTGCTGAACCATTCGCAAATGCTATTCAAACAGGCTCGCGAGCGGACCAGCACCGGAAGGCTGAACCGAATCGTGCAAGCGGCGATCGAGCACCAAGAACCGCCGATGTTCCAAAACCGTCGACCGAAGATCTATTACGCGACCCAGGTCTCGACCGAACCGCCGACGATCGTGCTGATGTGCAACGACCCCAAGGGCTTTGCTCCCGACTACCGCCGTTTCCTGCTGAGCGTCTTGCGCGACAACCTGCCGTTTTCGGAAGTCCCAATCAAGATGTACCTGCAAAAACGCGAACAACGCGACCCAATCGGCCCGCCTGAGGTCGACCAGGAAAACGAAAGCGTCTCTTAG
- a CDS encoding phytanoyl-CoA dioxygenase family protein produces MKNFSIVPTDDELASVPRDLRFYRVNNDAPTVLTGDQIDRFNRDGYVAPLPIYSDSEISGIRSYFDDLLARVTAAGGNSYSISSAHLKYGPVYDILKDPRIVDCVSDLLGENVIGWGSHFFCKMPHDGKSVAWHQDASYWPLSPSKAVTVWLAIDDADEENACMRFIAGSHHVGHLTYRPSDSAEHNVLNQTIDNPEQYGSVVYNPLPAGSASIHSDLLLHGSKANDSDRRRCALTLRYCSADVHAALDWNQKGVQVRGTDPSGHWSNLARPAES; encoded by the coding sequence GTGAAGAACTTCAGTATCGTACCGACCGACGACGAACTCGCTTCGGTACCACGCGACTTGCGTTTCTACCGCGTCAACAACGACGCCCCGACGGTTTTAACCGGCGACCAGATCGACCGCTTTAATCGCGATGGCTACGTCGCGCCGCTGCCGATCTATAGCGATTCGGAGATCTCCGGCATTCGCAGCTACTTCGACGACCTGTTGGCTCGCGTCACCGCGGCGGGGGGCAACAGTTATTCGATCAGTTCGGCCCACCTGAAATACGGTCCGGTCTACGACATCCTGAAGGATCCGCGGATCGTCGATTGTGTCAGCGATCTGTTGGGCGAAAACGTGATCGGTTGGGGATCACACTTCTTCTGCAAGATGCCACACGACGGCAAATCGGTCGCCTGGCATCAAGACGCCAGTTACTGGCCGCTGTCTCCATCGAAAGCGGTCACCGTTTGGTTGGCGATCGACGACGCGGACGAAGAGAATGCCTGCATGCGGTTTATCGCCGGTTCGCACCACGTCGGCCACCTGACTTATCGCCCCAGCGATTCGGCGGAGCACAACGTGCTGAATCAGACGATCGACAACCCGGAGCAATACGGTTCGGTCGTCTACAATCCGCTGCCGGCTGGTAGCGCATCGATCCACAGCGATCTGCTGCTGCACGGTTCCAAGGCGAACGATTCGGATCGCCGCCGCTGCGCCCTGACACTCCGCTACTGCAGCGCCGACGTTCATGCAGCTCTCGACTGGAACCAAAAGGGAGTCCAAGTCCGCGGAACCGATCCGTCGGGCCACTGGTCGAACCTCGCGCGTCCGGCGGAGAGCTGA
- a CDS encoding sodium:solute symporter family transporter → MNLSALQVFAVTETGTPIAALVTFILYSVAVVLLAVASQVVLQKRAFLQEYFLGSRNLGWIAFTLTFAATSASAGSFGGFPAKIYNHGWVLGLWIAGYMAVPLVSLGLLGKRLNRISKETGSITMPEMIGLRFPGYAVRGLATAMIVVLMSIYLVPQFKMAGVILQSLLHDFVFWQTAAGYVQQLTSDIPILQADDPGYLLGLFVFSSMVIVYTSLGGFRAVVWTDVLQGIVMLFGVLGLLILVLSQVGGLTKATQTLSKMEPPHLGMVQFTASSASDSATRVPMDTWFEVAPDRLFRTNAAAYIDSETGRSAAIKTVEIVGVDEKQRIRQDLLKGSVPPLPAGLTVELDDFHPYAYGAGKPGVYTTAPGPSARSSAGFMPLSLAFSFFLFWSIGGSGQPSNMVRQMSFDRVRTLKRSMIFLTFYFGAIYFPLVLIFVCGRVLVPGLDQDPDRIMAALSLTAASAADVPWLAGLLIAAPFAAAMSTVDSFMLMISSSLVRDIYQPMVKGDVSDRTVKMLSYGCTFSVGTIVMLVAISPPKFLQDLVVFTSGGLSSSFLIPVFLGVYWPRFNSFGAVCGMLSGFFTFMSMYGIGYLMYGSLRAFEPLSFDPMIVGVLGSVIGAVVGCLITPPPPRSIVQAFFGAKQPTAIAADGVDAG, encoded by the coding sequence GTGAACCTTTCCGCATTGCAAGTCTTCGCGGTCACCGAAACCGGCACACCGATTGCCGCCCTGGTGACATTCATCCTCTATTCGGTAGCGGTCGTTCTGTTGGCCGTTGCCAGCCAGGTCGTTCTGCAGAAACGAGCGTTCTTGCAGGAATATTTCCTGGGCAGCCGCAATCTTGGCTGGATCGCCTTTACGTTGACGTTTGCCGCCACCAGCGCATCGGCCGGTTCGTTTGGTGGCTTCCCAGCGAAAATTTACAACCACGGTTGGGTGTTGGGGTTGTGGATCGCTGGCTACATGGCGGTCCCCTTGGTCTCGCTAGGCCTGTTGGGAAAACGACTGAACCGGATCTCCAAAGAAACGGGATCGATCACGATGCCCGAAATGATTGGGCTCCGTTTTCCCGGTTATGCGGTTCGCGGTCTGGCGACGGCGATGATCGTGGTGTTGATGAGTATCTATCTCGTCCCTCAGTTCAAAATGGCGGGCGTGATCCTGCAGTCGCTGCTGCATGATTTTGTCTTCTGGCAAACCGCCGCCGGATATGTCCAGCAACTCACCAGCGACATCCCAATCCTGCAAGCCGATGACCCGGGTTACCTGTTGGGATTGTTTGTCTTCTCGTCGATGGTAATTGTCTACACGTCGCTCGGTGGATTTCGGGCGGTCGTTTGGACCGATGTGCTGCAAGGCATCGTGATGCTGTTTGGCGTGTTGGGCTTGTTGATTCTGGTCCTCTCACAGGTGGGAGGGCTGACGAAAGCAACCCAAACGTTGTCAAAGATGGAGCCACCGCACCTGGGGATGGTTCAATTTACCGCGTCGTCTGCGAGCGATTCCGCGACGCGGGTGCCGATGGATACCTGGTTCGAAGTCGCACCCGACCGCCTGTTTCGCACCAACGCAGCAGCCTACATCGATTCCGAAACGGGGCGTTCCGCGGCGATCAAGACCGTCGAAATCGTGGGGGTCGACGAAAAACAGCGGATCCGCCAGGACCTGCTGAAGGGATCGGTGCCGCCGCTACCCGCGGGACTAACCGTCGAATTGGACGACTTCCACCCCTATGCGTATGGCGCGGGAAAGCCGGGCGTTTATACCACAGCACCGGGGCCGAGCGCGCGATCGAGCGCGGGTTTCATGCCTCTGTCGCTAGCCTTTTCGTTCTTCCTGTTTTGGTCGATCGGTGGATCAGGACAGCCGAGCAATATGGTTCGACAGATGAGTTTTGATCGCGTGCGGACGTTGAAGCGATCGATGATTTTCTTGACCTTCTACTTCGGCGCGATCTATTTCCCCCTGGTCTTGATCTTTGTCTGTGGCCGCGTCTTGGTACCGGGCTTGGACCAAGATCCCGATCGGATCATGGCCGCGCTCTCGCTGACAGCGGCTTCGGCGGCCGATGTGCCCTGGCTGGCGGGCCTGCTGATCGCCGCTCCGTTTGCTGCCGCGATGTCGACCGTCGATAGCTTCATGCTAATGATCTCGTCATCGTTGGTCCGCGATATTTATCAACCGATGGTCAAGGGGGATGTTTCGGATCGGACCGTCAAGATGCTCAGCTACGGTTGCACCTTTTCGGTCGGCACGATCGTGATGTTGGTTGCGATCAGCCCTCCCAAGTTCCTCCAGGACCTTGTCGTCTTCACCTCCGGTGGACTCTCCTCTTCGTTTTTGATCCCCGTCTTCCTGGGCGTCTATTGGCCACGCTTCAATTCGTTTGGCGCAGTTTGCGGGATGCTGTCCGGCTTCTTCACGTTCATGTCGATGTATGGCATCGGGTACCTGATGTATGGAAGTCTTCGCGCGTTCGAACCACTGTCGTTTGATCCGATGATCGTCGGCGTGTTGGGATCGGTGATCGGCGCCGTCGTCGGGTGCCTGATAACTCCTCCGCCGCCGCGAAGCATCGTTCAGGCTTTCTTTGGTGCCAAGCAGCCGACCGCGATTGCCGCCGATGGAGTCGACGCGGGCTAA
- a CDS encoding TadE/TadG family type IV pilus assembly protein — MNRSHPTIPTDRRRRRFGNRRWQDRRGAAMVEFAVVANTLFLVLFTCIEFSRLNLIRNTAQNSAYYGARAAMVSGATAQDAIDTAKGLLDAIGAKGVTVTVNDGQALSSATEKIAVKVEVQYNKNAFFAPLFIANHKCVATSNVKAERYDFFFDGT; from the coding sequence ATGAATCGATCACATCCAACCATTCCGACCGACCGCCGCAGACGCCGCTTTGGCAATCGTCGTTGGCAGGATCGTCGTGGAGCGGCGATGGTCGAATTCGCAGTCGTCGCGAACACGCTGTTCTTGGTGCTTTTCACCTGCATCGAATTCTCTCGGCTGAATCTGATTCGCAATACCGCCCAGAATAGTGCCTACTATGGGGCACGTGCCGCGATGGTTTCGGGGGCAACGGCTCAAGATGCTATCGACACGGCCAAGGGCTTGTTGGACGCGATCGGTGCCAAGGGAGTCACCGTGACGGTGAACGATGGCCAGGCGCTGTCGTCGGCGACCGAGAAGATCGCCGTCAAGGTCGAGGTGCAGTACAACAAGAATGCGTTTTTCGCACCGCTGTTTATTGCCAACCACAAATGCGTGGCCACTTCCAACGTCAAAGCCGAACGTTACGACTTCTTCTTTGACGGCACCTAA
- a CDS encoding gamma-glutamyl-gamma-aminobutyrate hydrolase family protein, translating to MTSTRPLIGINTDFRPAQQRTPAYIYLAAGYYENIQAAGGIPVILPPSDDVDAIHAAMDRLDGFVLIGGQDLDPRNDGYMLHHSMKLMHSNRETFDRIVVNEITERRMPVLGIGAGMQLLNIVQGGNLFYDIAEDLPNAVPHRDHQDPLHRHSLVVESDSLVGRVYGDGEIRVASRHHMAIDEVAPGFRVTARCPDGVIEAIESEMMDWFAIGTQFHPECEAASALDIRIFEEFVDGVKERQTGDLRLVA from the coding sequence ATGACGTCTACTCGACCACTTATCGGCATCAACACCGACTTCCGCCCCGCACAACAACGCACTCCAGCCTACATCTACTTGGCTGCTGGTTACTACGAAAACATTCAAGCCGCTGGCGGCATTCCGGTTATCCTGCCACCTAGCGACGACGTCGATGCCATTCATGCTGCGATGGATCGCCTGGATGGATTTGTCTTGATCGGTGGTCAAGATTTGGACCCACGCAACGACGGCTATATGTTGCACCACAGCATGAAACTGATGCATTCGAATCGCGAGACCTTCGATCGGATCGTCGTCAACGAAATCACCGAACGCCGGATGCCTGTGTTGGGAATCGGAGCGGGGATGCAGTTGTTGAACATTGTTCAAGGTGGCAACTTGTTCTACGACATCGCTGAAGACCTACCGAACGCGGTTCCCCACCGCGATCACCAAGACCCACTGCACCGCCACAGCTTGGTCGTCGAATCGGATTCGTTGGTTGGCCGCGTTTATGGCGACGGTGAGATCCGTGTTGCCAGCCGCCATCACATGGCGATCGACGAAGTTGCCCCTGGCTTCCGCGTGACCGCTCGCTGCCCCGATGGCGTGATCGAAGCGATCGAGAGCGAGATGATGGATTGGTTCGCCATCGGCACCCAATTCCATCCCGAATGCGAAGCCGCATCGGCACTGGACATTCGAATTTTTGAAGAGTTTGTCGATGGCGTGAAAGAACGTCAGACGGGCGACCTGCGATTGGTTGCTTAA
- a CDS encoding glutathione S-transferase family protein, whose translation MPRYCSAPHPAPDLIERRSSQRTWFNPKAGFAAQAFLLEALQSIDRLWSAHLALSPPPFLPGDTLTHPSTAIEVNVNSSERSTDLQDSPVQYDTSYLNSLRELKFVGCIGLTALAWTLIYSGWKGYSGDSETVAVTLGMPSWIFWGITIPWCATSLATLFFALFVLREDDDDLLEQEPQMQTNSSEDAS comes from the coding sequence ATGCCTCGGTATTGTTCTGCACCGCATCCTGCCCCCGATCTGATCGAACGACGCTCGTCGCAACGCACGTGGTTTAACCCAAAGGCTGGCTTTGCCGCCCAAGCTTTTCTGTTAGAGGCCCTGCAGTCGATCGATCGGCTTTGGTCAGCCCACCTTGCGTTGTCGCCTCCGCCCTTCCTTCCCGGCGACACGCTCACCCATCCTTCGACCGCAATTGAGGTGAACGTGAATTCCAGTGAGCGATCTACGGATCTCCAGGACAGTCCGGTTCAATACGACACGTCGTATCTGAACTCGTTGCGAGAATTGAAGTTTGTCGGCTGCATCGGCCTGACCGCTTTGGCTTGGACGCTGATCTACAGCGGATGGAAAGGTTATTCCGGCGACTCCGAGACGGTGGCAGTCACCCTGGGAATGCCCTCTTGGATTTTTTGGGGGATCACGATTCCCTGGTGCGCCACCTCGTTGGCGACGTTGTTCTTCGCGCTGTTCGTCCTGCGTGAAGATGACGACGACTTGCTGGAGCAGGAACCGCAAATGCAAACCAACAGCTCGGAGGATGCGTCGTGA